The Lysinibacillus pakistanensis genome includes a window with the following:
- a CDS encoding response regulator transcription factor, which translates to MTKIIIVDDHQLFREGVKRILDFEDTFDVVAEGDDGTDVVSLYADNQPDVVLMDINMPGKNGVEATAELINEFPDAKVIMLSIHDDETYVTHALKSGALGYMLKEMDADEIVEAIKVVANGGSYLHPKVTKNLVAEFRRLSEHENKGNFHQAEIRRPFHLLTKRECEVLQLLTDGQSNRTIGETLFISEKTVKNHVSSILQKMNVNDRTQAVVTAIKNGWVEVR; encoded by the coding sequence ATGACGAAGATTATTATTGTAGACGATCACCAGCTATTCCGTGAAGGAGTAAAACGTATTTTAGATTTTGAAGATACGTTTGATGTAGTAGCAGAAGGTGATGATGGCACGGATGTGGTGTCTTTATACGCTGATAACCAACCAGATGTTGTACTAATGGATATTAATATGCCAGGCAAAAATGGAGTAGAGGCTACTGCGGAGTTAATCAATGAATTCCCTGATGCAAAGGTAATTATGCTATCTATCCATGATGATGAAACTTATGTAACACATGCACTTAAATCAGGTGCTCTAGGCTATATGCTAAAAGAGATGGATGCAGATGAAATCGTTGAGGCAATTAAGGTAGTAGCAAACGGTGGTTCTTATTTACATCCGAAAGTTACTAAAAATTTAGTAGCAGAATTCCGACGCCTTTCTGAGCATGAAAATAAAGGAAACTTCCATCAAGCAGAAATTCGCCGTCCATTCCATTTATTAACAAAGCGTGAGTGTGAAGTATTACAGTTATTAACGGATGGTCAATCAAACCGTACAATTGGTGAAACACTGTTTATCTCTGAAAAAACTGTTAAAAACCATGTTTCTAGCATATTACAAAAAATGAATGTCAACGACCGTACACAAGCAGTTGTTACTGCCATTAAAAACGGCTGGGTAGAAGTACGATAA
- a CDS encoding sensor histidine kinase, translated as MFSNDTFDLKSLDDVFNRMLETIMSSKDDIFIISEQSRRSFEDMQKELEIVRKQISIIIDEGDALEKSTQLAKQRLVLVSKAFDNYTEEQVRDAYETAHDFQVKLSVIKTQEKQLRDKRDDLERRLRGLLDTIERADHIVNQVNVVLNYLTSDLKNVGLALEQAKMKQDFGIRIIAAQEEERKRLSREIHDGPAQMLANVLMRTDLIERTYREKGIEYALAEIADLKKTVRDALSEVRRIIYDLRPMALDDLGIVPTLKKYLSTVTEYNPGVEIHFQSRSTEKRIPSNYEVSIFRLVQECVTNAMKHGKCKDIWVKLEWLKHAVNIVVKDDGIGFDPQVVKDHSFGILGMRERIEILDGTFSIESEINRGTTVLFKIPLEVE; from the coding sequence TGATACCTTCGATTTAAAGTCGCTTGATGACGTATTTAATCGAATGTTAGAAACAATCATGAGCTCTAAAGATGATATCTTTATTATAAGTGAACAAAGCCGAAGAAGCTTTGAAGATATGCAAAAAGAGCTAGAAATTGTTAGAAAACAAATTTCAATTATCATTGATGAAGGCGATGCTTTAGAAAAAAGTACACAGCTTGCAAAGCAAAGACTTGTGTTAGTGAGTAAAGCTTTTGATAATTATACCGAAGAACAAGTTAGAGATGCATATGAAACTGCGCATGATTTTCAAGTAAAGCTCTCCGTTATTAAAACACAAGAAAAGCAGCTACGTGATAAAAGAGATGATCTCGAGAGAAGATTGAGAGGTTTACTCGATACGATAGAACGTGCAGATCATATTGTCAATCAAGTAAATGTCGTTTTGAATTACTTAACGTCAGATTTAAAGAATGTTGGACTAGCGCTTGAGCAAGCAAAGATGAAGCAAGACTTTGGTATACGTATTATCGCTGCGCAGGAAGAAGAGCGTAAACGTTTATCAAGGGAAATTCATGATGGACCTGCTCAAATGTTGGCAAATGTATTAATGCGTACGGATTTAATTGAAAGAACATACCGTGAAAAGGGTATTGAATATGCTTTGGCTGAAATTGCCGATTTAAAGAAAACCGTGCGTGATGCATTATCCGAGGTACGACGTATCATCTATGATTTAAGACCAATGGCACTTGATGATCTGGGAATTGTTCCGACATTAAAAAAGTATTTATCGACAGTGACAGAATACAATCCTGGTGTTGAAATTCATTTCCAATCGAGAAGCACTGAAAAGCGTATACCTTCTAATTATGAAGTCTCTATTTTCCGATTAGTGCAGGAATGTGTCACTAATGCCATGAAACACGGAAAATGTAAGGATATTTGGGTAAAACTTGAGTGGTTGAAACATGCCGTAAATATTGTCGTCAAGGATGATGGCATAGGATTTGACCCACAAGTAGTGAAAGACCATTCATTTGGGATTTTAGGAATGCGAGAGCGTATCGAAATATTGGATGGTACATTCTCAATTGAAAGTGAAATAAACCGCGGCACTACGGTACTATTTAAAATTCCGTTAGAAGTCGAATAA